Within Flavobacterium pisciphilum, the genomic segment ACCTAAATGTTTCCGCATCAGCTTCTTTTGATGCTAGATCTCGATTTGTATCATAATGTAAATATTCATCCAATAAATGATGAGGACCATCTATTTCAAAAATTCTAGTTTTATATTCCGATCTATTTTTATTATCATTCCAGTATAGATACGGAGATGTAAAGCTGAAATCAACTGTTTTTCCACCAATCATTTCGGGGTTTATGCTGGCAAAATCTCTTTGTGTTTGGAAAAGCTGCTTAATAAACTGATGATTTCCTAAAAATTTATGCTCTAATTTGCTACCTAATTCCCCAACATAATTTTCATCATTAATCTTTAAACTGGGTTCTATGACGTGAAACAATTCAAAGACAGTCTTAAAACTTAATTCTTTAAGCGATACAGGGTATTCTAATGCATATTCATTGCTATTTTTCTTTACCAAGCCAATTTCCACAAATTTTTCTTCTACAATAATTGGAGCTTTTGTTGGTAAACCTCTTGTAATAATATTATTTATAGTGGCTAAAACCGGATGTATATTGTTGTGATCAATTTTATGTTTATATGGAAATTCAACATCAAATGAACTGAGATTTTTAAGCAGTCCTTTTACTTTGTTGATTTCTTCATTTCCATTTTCATTAAAGTAATTAAGTGGCTTGAAATTCTCAGTAATTAAATTACTTACAGCATCTACTATATATCCTGCTTTGAATTGTTTTATCATACTTAATTCAAGATTTAAGCTATAGAAGCATTTTCGTTTATCTTTTCAATAATACTAATCACTCTATGTGCATCACTATCTTCGAAAATACCTAATAAACCGTTGTCATTAATGTCAGTGAAAGGTGACTCGAAAAGCATACTTGGTTCAATCGTGCCGTTTTTCGTTAAATGCGTGATTATATTTTGAATAAAAATCATTTGGTCGGCTCTAAGGTTTCCGGCTTGCAGAAACTCTGAAAATGCATCCTGTGCTGCTTTAACTTCGAGTCCAATAATACTGCGGATAAATTTACCTAAAGGTTCAGTTCCGTATTCTTTAGTAAAGTCTAAATAAGTGCCTCTCTCAGTTCCATCAAACAAAATTTCTTGTAATAAAGCAAGTTCTTGTGAGGTGATAGGTTGGTTAGAAGACAACTTTGAAATGGTAATGTTGTGTTTATTTTCTCTAATAAAACTTTCTACTCTTCTTCTGTAGGCATTACCATAGGTTGATGCCATTTGTGGTTCATTAACAACAGTAATTATATCTTCATCTTGCAAGTCTAAATAGAATATCTCTTTGTTTGCTTTATCTAAATAGTGAATCAACTCGCGAAGTTCTTCTCGTACTTCATTTAATTTTTTTTGTGAAATTGCTTTGAAAAAGTCGGCTCTCTTGATGTCTTCAATTAATCCTTTTGCTCTTAAAACTGCTGGAATAGTATACTTTTGACTTAATCCCTCACATATTTCAACCAGTGCTTCTTGGTATTTTACTTTGTAGTTGTTGGTCATTAAAGTTGCTATTTGAAGCTTTAGCATCATCAAATCAAATCTTCGTGCTGATTCATTTATGGTTTCAGGTGCAGGTAAATCAGACAGGAACTCTTCAATAATATGTACATCACTAGAGTCAAGATTTGACCAACGACTTCTTTCAGCAAATTCAGCAACATGTCTGGATTGCATATTTACCTGAAACCTGTCTTTGTCTAAGTGACTAATAGCATAATGTAAAATATCTCGTAAGTTGTTGGCTAATTCTATATCATCAGGCTCACCAGTTTCAATTAATAATCTGCTTAAATGCAAACGGTCTTCAAATATTTGTTGCGTTATTGGTTTGGCTATTTTATTTTCTTGTCCTTTTTTCTCAATATCAAAAAACTCAAAGTTTTTACAAACATCAAAAATTAAGAAATGATCTTTAGGCATATTTGGTCCATAAACATCCGGACACAAACGAGTACCTCTACCAATCATTTGCCAAAATTTAGCATAAGAACGTACTACTTTAAAAAAGACTAAATTCAGTACTCTAGGAGCATCAATACCAGTGTCCATCATATCTACCGATACAACTATTTGTGGATTATTTTCGATGTAATGGTCACAAAATAGGTCAATTAGACTTTGTGAATGTGACACTTCATTGTGAATCATAGAAATAAAACCGGAAGGCTGTTCTGGATAACGTTCTAAAAAGCAATCAACAATAAATTTTGCATGTGTTTGATTTACGGCAAAAATTAAAGTTCTACCTAGTTTATCGCCACCTTCAATTTTCAAACCTTGTTCCATTAGAGTGTCTAAAACTTTGAAAACAGTGTCTTTGTTAAATAGCCTTTTGTTCATTTCATTGGCTCTTATTTCCTCGGGAAAAATACCTGTGGTTTTGTCTGCAAAAGTCTCTTCGTATTTGGTTTTATCGGTATCAGAAAGTTCACTGTACTTAATTCCCTCTCTAATGAACTTGGTAGAAATATCAATGTTTTTATACGCACTTAGATAAGTAGGTACTGCTTCGTGAAGCTCATACAAGAAAGTAGGATCTTCATTACTACAACCAAAAAGTTCAAATGTATTGTGGTCAATACCATCTTTTGGGGTTGCTGTCAACCCAATTATTGAGGCATCAAAATAATCAAAAATAGCTTTGTATCTATTGTAAATAGAACGATGTGCTTCATCTACTATGATTAAATCAAAATGTCCAACACCATAGAAACGTTCTTCTGCGTTTCGGATATTGTCAATTTTATTCATCATAGTAGGGTAGGTACTAAACACTAATCGTGTAGTGTCGTTCTCTTTTTCCTCAGTTAAATCTATAGAAGTTAGATCGGGTAAATGTTCGCCAAAACTTTTCTTTGCTTGTCTCACTAAAGCATTTCTATCTGCTAAGAATAATACACGTTTTACCCAATTGTTTTTAAACAGTACATCAACCATTGCAGCAATAGTTCTAGTTTTTCCACTGCCAGTAGCCATAACTAATAAGGCTCTTCTTTTATTCCCACAAATTCCATTTTTGTTTTCTGTAACAAAGTCTTCGGCAACATTTTGAATGGCTAGAAATTGATACGGTCTGTTTACAATATTTGTATTAATAATAGCCTTACGAATGTCTTTGATGGTGTTTCTTTTCTGAATCAACCATTGCAATTCTTCTTTAGTGTAAAAGCCATAAATACGTCTGGGCGAACTATAAAAAGTATCTTCCCAAATTTTAGTTTCGTAACCATTGGTGTAAAAAATGATAGGTCTTTGCCCATGTATTTTTTCAATACAATTGGCGTATAAGAATGCTTGGTGTTTTCCCACTTCAATATCTTTGGTAGTACGTTTAGCTTCTATTATAGCCAAAGGCTTTCCGTTATCATCCCACAATACATAATCTATAAAACCATTTCCCTTTGGATTATCGACGCTGATTGGCATACCCGAAACGGGATATTCTAAATCTCTTCCAATGCTTAAATCAAACCAACCGGCTTCTTTTAGTAAAACATCAATTAGATGTTGTCTGGTTTCGGATTCGTTGTATTCTGAAGTAAGGGGTTGTAAACGGGTTTGTTTTTGTTTTTTTAGTTTTACAACTGCTTGAGCAGTTTGCTCTTTAAAGTCAATTAATGAGGCTTCACTTTCTTCTGCTTTCGCTAGAATTTCTTCTTTTTCCTTTTCTAGTGTGGCAATTTGCTCTTGAAGTAATAAAAAGGCTTTCTCTTGTTCTTTCTGTACTTCTTTTAACTGTCTTTGTTTTTCGCCTAATTTAGGAACGAAACCGGCATCAAAATGTTGTGGTAACTCAGGAATGTGTTTGCTGTAGTTTAAAGCAAACCACTTGACGAAATCATAAGTATAACGAATACTAATATTGGCTTCTTTACTTGAAATACGTTGTCCAAAATGAACGGCATTGTTTCCCGTTTTTCGAACAATATGTAATCCCTCAGTTAGATGAAATGGAATAATGTTTTTAATTTCTTCGGAAGTCATTAAGTTAACCAGTTCCGTATTAAAAGGTTTTTCGATATGTTCTATATTATACATAAGGTACATACATTCCTCTAATGCTAAACGGCAATAAGTGGCAGTAGAAACAGGTTCTGTACTTACCCGTTCTTCTGCTGTTTTTAACTTTTGATAAAGTGATAACCACTCTTCTTGAAGAAATTTAAAGTTGCTCATACTAAAATTCAATTATATATTGTGATTCAATAGATTTTACAAGTTTTCTTTTCTCTAAATTATCTAATGACCCATTTGTATTTATTTTATAATGATTTTCGTAAATTAAGTTAAATGACTGATTGAAAAAAGGCTGGTTTTCATAAAGATGCCTACTTGAAACATCTTGTTCCGCTTGTTGTAAATTATAGGTATATTCCGCAATTTCTGTAATGTAATTCGTAGAAATATTATCTACAATTATATTATTGTGCAAAGGCCAAGTCCAATCTGTGTCAGTTAAAATATCGGGTTCATAGGTATAAATAGGTAATGCATTTACAGGAATTTTAATTGTAACTAAAATAAAAATGTCACCATCTTTTATCTCATGTAGCTGAGAGTTTATGACTACATTAATAATTCCTTGGTCATTAGTCCTTAAAACACAGATTCCTTTTTGAGAACGTTTTATACCATGAGTTTCTATACTAGCTCTATTTTTAACGGGACTTATATGGTAAAAAACACCCGTATTTTCTAAATAATTTCTCATGCCAACTCTCCTTTAAATGCCTTTTGCAATAGACTATTAAACAACTCCTCTGATTTTTCTAAACTCTTTTGCGCAATAGCTTTTTGTTCTTCTATTAAAGTAACTCGCTCTTCAAATTGGTTTTGTAATTCAATTGGTGGAATAACTAATTTAAAAGAATTGATTTTAGTTAATGTATACCTTTGAATAGCTGCGCCAGACATAAATTCAGATAAAAGTTTGCTTTTGATTTTTGGATTATTTAACCAATTACAAAGAAAATAACTGTTGATAATCTTCTTATTTGGTTTAATTAATGCTAAACTTGACAACATACTAAATGGTTCATTAAATGTATTAATACAAGCAATTCCAGTTGTAGCACCATCCTTTATATAAAGTACATCACCATATTCAGGAGTACATCTTTTGTAAATCTCATTATGAGCTTCTTCGCTTATATAAGTGGGTTTTGAATAAAAATCAAGTCCATGCTTTTTAACATGTTTTGCAGTAATATATGGAAAACCTTTATCTTGTGGTTCAGGTGAGAAATGTGTTCCATCCGTAATTTTAGTACTAACAGACTTCAAAGATGCCTTTTTCCACCCCTTAGGATTACTCACAGGATCCCCAAACATATCCAAGAAAAGTGCCTGTGTTAGGTCATCATACTTTGCTATCAGTGCTTTGTTATTCTTTCTTAATTCATCTGTGGCATCGAGAATGTTTGCTATTTTTTGTTGTTGGGGTAATGGGGGTAATGGTATTTGTAGGCCTTCAAGAATTGGTCTTGAAAGGTGAGGTATTGTTGCACCTGTACAATTTTCTTGCAAATAAGTAAATTTTGATTGTAAAAATCTTCCAACAAATGCACTGTTAACTTCTTTTATTTTTGGAGTGAGTTTTGCCAGGGTACTTCCAATAACTCCTTCTAAATTATAACCAACAGTTCCTGCATTTGCTCCATCCCATGCAATTAGAACGTCATCTTTTGTACACAAAATATTTGAAGTAGAATTAGATGCAAACTTAATAACATCATCATTCCTAAGATCACCAATTTGTATGTACCTTAGTCCAGTATCTATGGAAGTTTCAGTTGCTTTTTTACCCTTTGAAATTTTAAAAACATCACCTAATTTTTTCATCCCAACAATTCTTCTAAAATTAATAATTTGGTTTTATTTTCTTCTTGAAGATTTTTGATGTCTCGAATAATATTAGCTGGTTTGCCATAAGCTACTTCTTCATAGACTACTTCCTTATATCTGTTAATTGACAAATCCCAATCATTGGCTTGAAGGTCAGCAACAGGTACTAAGAAACTTTTATCGGTACGTTTTCTGTCGACTTCAGCACTTAGATTAAGATATCTTGAAACAATATCAGGAATGTCATTGTCTTTGGTTTCACTACGTTTATCATCTAAAGTATACCCATCAGCTTGCATGTCATAAAACCAAACGTTATCAGTACCACCAGTTCCAGTTTTGGTAAAAAACAATACAGCAGTACTAACTCCTGCATAAGGTTTAAAAACGCCACTTGGCATAGAGATTACGGCATCTAATTTGTGATTTTGTACAATTTCGCTTCGTATTTGTTTGTGTGCGTTCGATGAGCCAAATAAAACACCATCGGGTACAATTACGGCACATCTTCCGCCAGTTTTCATCATACGTAGCATTAATCCTAAAAACAGCAATTCTGTTTTCTTAGATTTTACCACTTTTAGAATAGAACTTTCTACACCATCATAATCCAAACTTCCTTTAAAAGGAGGGTTGGCTAGTATCAATGAGAATTGATCTCTTACATCAGCATTACTTTCGCTTAAAGCATCTTTACCAATTAAGTTGGGGTTTTCTATACCGTGTAATTGCAAGTTCATAGCGCCAATACGCAACATGGTATTGTCAAACTCTACACCTGTAAACATTTTACTATTGTAGTGGTCTCTAAATCCTTTTTCGTGAAACCAATCCGGATGATTTTGGTGTAGGTATTCTCCGGCTGTAATTAAAAATCCGGCCGTTCCTGCTGATGGATCACAAATAGTATCTTCTTTAGTAGGTTGTACCATGTCCACCATCATTCTGATAATATGTCTTGGTGTACGGAATTGTCCGTTAGTTCCTGAAGAAGCAATTTTGGATAGCAAGTATTCGTAAACATCACCTTTGGTGTCACGGTCTTCCATTTTGATTTTGTCCACCATTTGCACTACTTGGTCTAGTACTCTCGGTGTGGGAATCATAAAGGTAGCGCCAGACATGTACTTTGCAAAAACACCATTTTCAGTACCTACCTGTTTCATGTGTTCAAACACAGAAAGTCCATCTACCACTGGTTTGGTAAATAAATCAAACATAGTTTGAGGATCATTATTTTTGAATGAACTCCATCGTAATGCATGTTGTACTTCTGTATAAATTACATTGGTAACAGGCTGTTTTATCATTGCTGCTTTACGTTCTTCCAGCAACTGTGTTTCGTCTAATCTGCGTATAAAAAGTAAGTAGGTAAATTGCTCAATTACTGTTAGTGGGTTTGAAACACCACCAGTCCAAAAGGACTCCCATATTTTATCTACCTGTGATTTAATTTCTCCTGTTATCATTATTCATTTATTAAAGTCATTTTGTTACTCAGCTATTATACCTCCCAATTTCTTCAGCAAATGCTAGTCATACTAATCTTAGGAAGCGATTTTACAGCTAAGAAGTGCCTAAATTAGCTTTTTTTTCTCTAATATCATTTTTGAATTTTTCAATTCAGCAGTATAGAAAACTTTGGTGCTTTTACCATGTATAATTAATAAAATCACAATTGTTTGATTCTTCAGTGTTTACTTATTCAATGATTTCAGAATGAAGATTATGGAGCTAATAATTATCAATACTTATATTATAAATTATGTCATGTGTTACATCTTTTCTGATTTCAAAAATTTGATTTTCCAAAGTCATCTCCTGCGAAGAAAGTCTTTCTAAAGGTTTCAATCCGTGAGCGATACCTCCATCTATTCTAATAGTAAAAGACATATCATCTGAAGTAAACTGAAAAATTCTATAATGTGGTAATCTTGCTTCATCATTTGCAGTAATTTTAAAACTAAAATTACTAGAGAGTTCATCCAAATCATAGATATAATCTTCGTACTCTTTATAATTATGAACAATAAATTCAGGGTAATTAAAATTTTTAAATCCTGTTTTTTCTAGATGAACAGTGAGTTCTGAAATAGTTATAGAACATAAATCTTTTAATTGATCAATAAATTGAAGCATTAAACGCATTGAAAATTCTGATTGATTAAATTTATCAAAATAGGAAACATTGAAATTTCTATCTTTAATTTTAGATATAAAATCACTTGAATTACCTAAATTGTCTAATACAATTTTGGCTAAATTATTACTTTGAGTTCCTCTCTGAATTGACTGTATTTTTAATTCGTACAAGTTACTAGAATCAAAATTTGGCATTATGAAAGAAGAATATTCAGGAATAATCATTTCTTCAATTTTGTATTGTTTATTGTCAAAATTATCTACCCAAACGGAATCTAAGTTTACATAATTTGATTTAGATATAAATCCAATTTTTTTATGATTTTCCAGAACTAAAGATAGATGTAAAGAGTAGTCTAAAATTCTATAATTATTCCCCTTTTTTAAGTTGTAATTATGGGAAAGAAGATATATTGATAATTTTTCCTGATTGTTTACATATTTTATTTCTCCTTCGATAATTAGATTTATTTTTATCCTATCTCTTTTTAAGTTTTCTAGCCAATCTAAGTTATCTATTTCCCAATCAGATATTTTGTCACTGACATGGATGTTTATTTCTTTGATTCCATAATGGTAATTTAAACTTTTTATTTCATCATTTAAGGATCCAAAAATAGAATTGATGTTGTGGTTTGCAGATACAAGTTCAACGGGTAATTGATTTGTAATTGCAGAACTTAACCAATCAACAGCAATTAATCGATCTAAATTTTCAATGTGCCATTGGGTGGACCTATCTATCAAACATCTGGTACATGCATTTTGACATTCACAATTGCTTAAAACTTTTAATGCCTGCTCAAGTATTTCTTTCGTATACATGCTAAATTGCGAAGCATAACCGGCACCACCTTTAGCAGTATCATAAATGAAAATAGTCCTGTAACTATTATATTTTTTAATACCAAACCCTAGTTCAGATTCTTCAATAGCTAAATGTTCCGCTAAAGCTTTAGTAAAGATTACACCTAATGAATAAGCTAGTTTTTTATCATTAACAAAAGAGTTATCTGCTTTTTTAAGCCTTATTTCTGTAAAATCAGTTTTAAATTTACTTCCTAAAATTATATGATCTCGAATATTTGTAGCAGTACACGCACGTTCACCTTCACCGTTTTTACCACCTCTTAATCTTGAATGCCCATTTAATTTTTCGTTGGTTGTTTCTACCTTACCACAATCTAGACATAAGCTATAACCTTCACCATCTCCGGTATTATAAAAAAGGATTTCGGTATCTTCCTCCGAATTAGATCTGAAATCGATGAAACTATTTTGTTCTGCTTTCCATGGTTCAATGTTTAACAATAAAGGCTCTAAATATTGAGGTTTGCTTTTTTCTGATATTACCCTCGTAGGAGTGCTGTAAAGATCGATTGAAAAACCCGCAGGTTCGACCAGTTCTGTATAATTTCCTTTGTGATCTCCTAAGTCTATTCCAATAAAGGAATCAGCATTATCGCATTTTGGGCAATTACCTTTTATCTTTCCAAATTCAATTGTTCTTTGGTAGCCACAATTTTTACAAGCTTGTAAAGTAGTACGCTCTGCAGTATTTCCCCAATTATTCTTCATTATTATCCCAGAAGATTTATAATTTAAACCATCAATAAGGATATTATTTCCAGGAGCGAATTCAGTAAGAGCTCTCGCAATAGGATAGCTAGGATTAGATTTTAGTTTATCATTATTTTTAGCAGTTATATCAGAGATTGTTAATTTCTCGAAATCAACAATACCTGTTGGTAAACCAGCATTTGGTAAGAAATTTTCTTCAGAAAGATAGCCTAAAACAAATTTTTGGAAAAATTGTCCTTTTCTATAATTTACAGCCTTATAAGCTGGACTATTATCTCCAAAATCTTTTGCTAATTCTTTTAAGTTATTTTCATATCCTTCTTTCTGTTTTTTAATTCCTAAAATTATTTTCTTAAAGTTCTTTGTAACTATTATTTTTAATTGTTTTGGACTACAATTACTTAAAGGAGTCCCTTTTACTAAATAAATTAGTTGATTGTCATATTCCGTAATATTTTTATTTTCTAAAAAGTTTAAAAAGTTTTCCGCAATTGTAGGATTTCCATTAAAGAAAAATTTATCTATATTTTCTTTAATATTAAGTCCTTTATTTTCGTTGTCTTGCTGTCTTATAAAAACACCGAACATAAATGAGTTTACGTGTCTAGTGATTATAGTTTTACTATCAAAGGCTAAAATTGGCGGTGCTATTTTATGTTCTAATGCCCATTTTGGATTGTTCATGGTTCTTAACCCAATTGGATTTGGAGAACAGAAAGTGAGTGCTAATGACTTATTTTCAGCTCTACGACCAGCCCGACCTGTTCTTTGTAAATAGTTTGCCGGCATAGGGGGAACGTTACTCATTACTACTGCAGAAATTCCACCAATATCGACACCCATTTCCATTGTAGTTGAACAACTAAGAATGTTAATTTCACCTGTTTCAAATTGTTGTTCTAGTTCTTTAAGTCTTTTTTTGCTCTGTTGGGCAGAATGTTCACCGGCTAAATATAATTTTCCGAAATCAAATATACGTTCATGTAGATCATTCCAAAGACCTTTATTTCGAGCCTCTTGACTATTTTCTTTCAGCCATGTATCGACTTGGTTTTTATTAATAAGTTCATTCTCATTGCTT encodes:
- a CDS encoding type I restriction-modification system subunit M: MITGEIKSQVDKIWESFWTGGVSNPLTVIEQFTYLLFIRRLDETQLLEERKAAMIKQPVTNVIYTEVQHALRWSSFKNNDPQTMFDLFTKPVVDGLSVFEHMKQVGTENGVFAKYMSGATFMIPTPRVLDQVVQMVDKIKMEDRDTKGDVYEYLLSKIASSGTNGQFRTPRHIIRMMVDMVQPTKEDTICDPSAGTAGFLITAGEYLHQNHPDWFHEKGFRDHYNSKMFTGVEFDNTMLRIGAMNLQLHGIENPNLIGKDALSESNADVRDQFSLILANPPFKGSLDYDGVESSILKVVKSKKTELLFLGLMLRMMKTGGRCAVIVPDGVLFGSSNAHKQIRSEIVQNHKLDAVISMPSGVFKPYAGVSTAVLFFTKTGTGGTDNVWFYDMQADGYTLDDKRSETKDNDIPDIVSRYLNLSAEVDRKRTDKSFLVPVADLQANDWDLSINRYKEVVYEEVAYGKPANIIRDIKNLQEENKTKLLILEELLG
- a CDS encoding DEAD/DEAH box helicase family protein; this encodes MSNFKFLQEEWLSLYQKLKTAEERVSTEPVSTATYCRLALEECMYLMYNIEHIEKPFNTELVNLMTSEEIKNIIPFHLTEGLHIVRKTGNNAVHFGQRISSKEANISIRYTYDFVKWFALNYSKHIPELPQHFDAGFVPKLGEKQRQLKEVQKEQEKAFLLLQEQIATLEKEKEEILAKAEESEASLIDFKEQTAQAVVKLKKQKQTRLQPLTSEYNESETRQHLIDVLLKEAGWFDLSIGRDLEYPVSGMPISVDNPKGNGFIDYVLWDDNGKPLAIIEAKRTTKDIEVGKHQAFLYANCIEKIHGQRPIIFYTNGYETKIWEDTFYSSPRRIYGFYTKEELQWLIQKRNTIKDIRKAIINTNIVNRPYQFLAIQNVAEDFVTENKNGICGNKRRALLVMATGSGKTRTIAAMVDVLFKNNWVKRVLFLADRNALVRQAKKSFGEHLPDLTSIDLTEEKENDTTRLVFSTYPTMMNKIDNIRNAEERFYGVGHFDLIIVDEAHRSIYNRYKAIFDYFDASIIGLTATPKDGIDHNTFELFGCSNEDPTFLYELHEAVPTYLSAYKNIDISTKFIREGIKYSELSDTDKTKYEETFADKTTGIFPEEIRANEMNKRLFNKDTVFKVLDTLMEQGLKIEGGDKLGRTLIFAVNQTHAKFIVDCFLERYPEQPSGFISMIHNEVSHSQSLIDLFCDHYIENNPQIVVSVDMMDTGIDAPRVLNLVFFKVVRSYAKFWQMIGRGTRLCPDVYGPNMPKDHFLIFDVCKNFEFFDIEKKGQENKIAKPITQQIFEDRLHLSRLLIETGEPDDIELANNLRDILHYAISHLDKDRFQVNMQSRHVAEFAERSRWSNLDSSDVHIIEEFLSDLPAPETINESARRFDLMMLKLQIATLMTNNYKVKYQEALVEICEGLSQKYTIPAVLRAKGLIEDIKRADFFKAISQKKLNEVREELRELIHYLDKANKEIFYLDLQDEDIITVVNEPQMASTYGNAYRRRVESFIRENKHNITISKLSSNQPITSQELALLQEILFDGTERGTYLDFTKEYGTEPLGKFIRSIIGLEVKAAQDAFSEFLQAGNLRADQMIFIQNIITHLTKNGTIEPSMLFESPFTDINDNGLLGIFEDSDAHRVISIIEKINENASIA
- a CDS encoding restriction endonuclease subunit S, whose amino-acid sequence is MKKLGDVFKISKGKKATETSIDTGLRYIQIGDLRNDDVIKFASNSTSNILCTKDDVLIAWDGANAGTVGYNLEGVIGSTLAKLTPKIKEVNSAFVGRFLQSKFTYLQENCTGATIPHLSRPILEGLQIPLPPLPQQQKIANILDATDELRKNNKALIAKYDDLTQALFLDMFGDPVSNPKGWKKASLKSVSTKITDGTHFSPEPQDKGFPYITAKHVKKHGLDFYSKPTYISEEAHNEIYKRCTPEYGDVLYIKDGATTGIACINTFNEPFSMLSSLALIKPNKKIINSYFLCNWLNNPKIKSKLLSEFMSGAAIQRYTLTKINSFKLVIPPIELQNQFEERVTLIEEQKAIAQKSLEKSEELFNSLLQKAFKGELA
- a CDS encoding DEAD/DEAH box helicase, with product MNFQEFYTKTENRLTDAILSLWATGDKEMQDYFKHLLFEEPIMADPIFQGTFPWEQDKLKFGETNIVFQQKFIQALDSIKDKDFQFPKERHPYKHQVKSWNTLLKQKKSIAVTTGTGSGKTECFMLPVLHDIYENCKDQIGINAIFLYPLNALITSQRKRMHAWCSSLDGIKYALLTGDTPNKENNSEKKKKKIPELISREQIRDTPPQILFTNPTMLEYMLVRNADVPILEKSKGKLRWILLDEAHTLTGSKAVEMALLIRRVISAFEVDISNIRFAITSATVGNGNTDILKKFMSDLCGISIDQIEIIQGKRVNNQIADNDIPNLSTHLSQNNIKLLRNEFLNSPGLGLEEIGKKLNIKDKYKQLEAIDLLADQKIKSENLLPTRGHFFTRGIGGVYVCTNLKCNKHKENKPEKALGTMFTITANKCSCKYPLLELIACRSCGTMMLEGERTKGKYGKDKINQKVSNGYDAFNIENEETEEKDENEQTPRVGNIVRFIANKNIDNIRNQNLFPFSISENNDLITGDDFLMTDDSHCPQCRNQNEYPIHFRISSAFTNRILSDIVLDQTQDAKNITSKTLYKGRKYISFTDSRQGTAKISALINIDSESDWIRYQTYHFLLKKLKSNQTDRTQQELIEERAYLVDQLEKVPIFLKKDTQERINKINNDINNGGSQTLQNSRTTWREIIDYIKEKEDFKTLFFKSAKGNNIRTENETYAKSLLYDQFARRIPRERSLENLGLVNIVYPDLENIILPQIASTLNITTNEWQSLLKIAADYILRYKFHFFFDDGMWSFTSKFYRSQLIHPSNSDAVGAKWAPYNPNSIVQSRLVLLICAGLGWCDKDEITTEREDQLNELLEKIWRTLQEKILTADSTGYKLNFLEKTQFEIAGEEFLCPVTNRLVDKVFRGYSPSIKGNLTQENVKNYKIDNNKNYQFPTYSDPYHLSNENELINKNQVDTWLKENSQEARNKGLWNDLHERIFDFGKLYLAGEHSAQQSKKRLKELEQQFETGEINILSCSTTMEMGVDIGGISAVVMSNVPPMPANYLQRTGRAGRRAENKSLALTFCSPNPIGLRTMNNPKWALEHKIAPPILAFDSKTIITRHVNSFMFGVFIRQQDNENKGLNIKENIDKFFFNGNPTIAENFLNFLENKNITEYDNQLIYLVKGTPLSNCSPKQLKIIVTKNFKKIILGIKKQKEGYENNLKELAKDFGDNSPAYKAVNYRKGQFFQKFVLGYLSEENFLPNAGLPTGIVDFEKLTISDITAKNNDKLKSNPSYPIARALTEFAPGNNILIDGLNYKSSGIIMKNNWGNTAERTTLQACKNCGYQRTIEFGKIKGNCPKCDNADSFIGIDLGDHKGNYTELVEPAGFSIDLYSTPTRVISEKSKPQYLEPLLLNIEPWKAEQNSFIDFRSNSEEDTEILFYNTGDGEGYSLCLDCGKVETTNEKLNGHSRLRGGKNGEGERACTATNIRDHIILGSKFKTDFTEIRLKKADNSFVNDKKLAYSLGVIFTKALAEHLAIEESELGFGIKKYNSYRTIFIYDTAKGGAGYASQFSMYTKEILEQALKVLSNCECQNACTRCLIDRSTQWHIENLDRLIAVDWLSSAITNQLPVELVSANHNINSIFGSLNDEIKSLNYHYGIKEINIHVSDKISDWEIDNLDWLENLKRDRIKINLIIEGEIKYVNNQEKLSIYLLSHNYNLKKGNNYRILDYSLHLSLVLENHKKIGFISKSNYVNLDSVWVDNFDNKQYKIEEMIIPEYSSFIMPNFDSSNLYELKIQSIQRGTQSNNLAKIVLDNLGNSSDFISKIKDRNFNVSYFDKFNQSEFSMRLMLQFIDQLKDLCSITISELTVHLEKTGFKNFNYPEFIVHNYKEYEDYIYDLDELSSNFSFKITANDEARLPHYRIFQFTSDDMSFTIRIDGGIAHGLKPLERLSSQEMTLENQIFEIRKDVTHDIIYNISIDNY